Sequence from the Pseudomonadota bacterium genome:
GGGTCTGCTTCGTCGGTCGAGTCGTTCTAGGCCGCCTCGCTGCGAGCGGTACCGCCCGTGTCGCCCTGGCGGCGCTCGAGCAGCCAAGTCGACACCAGGGAGCGCTTCATCGGTGCCGCGTACAGCGGTCCCTGCAGCAGCTGGCAGCCGAGAGACTGCAGTTGCTCGGCCTGCTCCGGATCGCGCACGTCCTGAGCCAGCAGCTCAATACCGCGCTCCTCGGCCGCTCGCGCGATCACCTGCAGGCCCCGTTGGCGCGCTGGCGTGAGACCGTCGGGAGCAGTGAAGGACGCGGCAAACTTGATCCGTTCGGGTGCCAGGTGCTCGAGGCGAACGAACAGGGCCGAGGCGCTAGTGATATTCGCCAGGCACAGGCCCACGCCGGTTCGGTGCAGGACATCCAGATTGGCGCACAAGCGCGCTTCATCCTCGAGTTCGAGTTCTGCGAGTTCGCCATCGTCCACTTCGATCAGCAGCGAGTCCGGCTCCACCGCAAACTCCGCGAGCAAGCTCAGCACGCGATCAGCGAAATCAGCACCCCGCAGCTGGGCCACGGAGACGCCCACGCTGAACATACGCAAGGACGTGTACCCCGCAGCTTGCCAGCGCACTAGCGCCCGTGAGCCGGCCACGATGGATCGCTCGAACAGGTGATCGGCCAAGGTGGCGTACCCATCGACCTTCACCATCTCGTGAGCGCCGTGCATCTCGCCGTGGCTGTCGAGCCAACTCATTCGCAGATCCATCGAGTCGGCGCGGCCCGCCCGCAGCACGGGGATGTACCAGGTGTGGACCGTGTCACGTGCTAGGGCGGCGCGCAGGGGATCGAAGCGGCCGTCGCGCACCGCAGGCACGGTGCGCTCTGCGGCCTGGAAGCGCCGCCAGCGTCCTGTTCCGTGCGCGCTCGCCTCATCCAGCGCCTCCTGAGCCTTGGCCAGGAGCTGATTGAAATCGCCAGGCGCATCGGCGCTCACGGCGATGCCGATGTTGACCTCCATGCGCACCACTTGAGACTCCAACATCAGAGGCGAGGCGAAACGCTCCAGCAGTCGTTCGCTGAGCCCCTCCACCTCCTGCGCACCCTGCACATCGGGCACCAGTAGGAGCAGCTTGTCTCCACCTATGCGAGCAGGGAAGTCCGCTTCTCGGCATTCCGTGCGAAGCGCGTCCGCAGCCTCTTGTAAGACGGCATCGCCCGCGCCATACCCAAGAGATTCATTGACAGCCTCGAGTCCACCGAGCTCGAGGTAGAGCAGTGCTACCACACGATCGCCTCGCTGGGCATTGGCGATGGCGCGGTTGCCATACTCCATCAAGCAGCGACGATTGGGCAGGCCGGTCAGCTCATCGTGCAGCGCTCGGCGTCGCAGTTCGTCACGCACCTGCGTTAGCTCTCGACGACCGTCGCTCAGCTCTTGCATGAGGCGACTGACTTCGCTGCGAGCGTGGGCGAACTGGCGCGTGCGGTCGGTGGTCTCGCGTGCGATCGGGGCGAAGACGTAGCGCGCCTCGAGGGCCAGACCTGCGAGCGTCAGCACGTAGACGAGGGCGGCGATGATCTCCACCACCATGACCTGGCGTCGCTGCTGAGAACGGAAACGATCCGCCAAGGCGTTCAATCGTTTGAACAGGTCGCCCTCCGCCAGCACGGTCAGCGCCTCGGTAGTCTCGAGGAGATCGACGGCGCTGTCCTCAGGCTGCAGCAGCGTGTCCACTTGGTTCAGTAGGGTGCCGAGCAGCGCGTCAACACCGAGGTCCGGTTGGGCGAGCAAAGCACGCAGGGTGCGCGAGCGAGGCATGTCCGCTCGGCGCAGATCTTCCCCCGAACGCAGCCACTGCTGGCCATCGCCCACGCGGTCGGCGGTGGCTCGAAGCTTCTCGCGCAGCGTGAACCGTTCTGCCCCATCGTTAGCACTCGCGAGGCGACTGGCCTGTAGGGCAAGGCGCTGAGAGAGGGCCGCTTGATGCTCAAGCAAGGTGGTGACGCGATCGCCGCGATCGTCGATCGCCGCGCTCAAGCGGTGACTCAAGAACGCCGAGGTGGCGGTGAGCGCGATCAGGGAGAGGGCGAACACGTAGCTACGCGTGATGCGCTGGTGAACTTCCTCCTCTGGTCGGACAAATCGTGCTTTCTTCGCCATCGCCATGCTTTCTCGACGCCGTAACGATCGCCTCAACTCCTTATGTGAGTCGATCGGGCCAAGCATGCAGTGGGGATAGGTGACGCGAAGGTGGTCGGGTTCTCAGAACCGTCAGGCGGCGCCGAATCGGATCGTCGGAACGCCACGTGCGTCACAGCTTGGTGCGCCAGGGGAGGATGGCTGGCTAAGGTGAAGCCCTGAGGGTGCCCTAAGGTGAGCGGGCGCCAGGCGAGGGGGAGAGAACTGGCTGCGCTTAAAAAAC
This genomic interval carries:
- a CDS encoding diguanylate cyclase, with the protein product MAKKARFVRPEEEVHQRITRSYVFALSLIALTATSAFLSHRLSAAIDDRGDRVTTLLEHQAALSQRLALQASRLASANDGAERFTLREKLRATADRVGDGQQWLRSGEDLRRADMPRSRTLRALLAQPDLGVDALLGTLLNQVDTLLQPEDSAVDLLETTEALTVLAEGDLFKRLNALADRFRSQQRRQVMVVEIIAALVYVLTLAGLALEARYVFAPIARETTDRTRQFAHARSEVSRLMQELSDGRRELTQVRDELRRRALHDELTGLPNRRCLMEYGNRAIANAQRGDRVVALLYLELGGLEAVNESLGYGAGDAVLQEAADALRTECREADFPARIGGDKLLLLVPDVQGAQEVEGLSERLLERFASPLMLESQVVRMEVNIGIAVSADAPGDFNQLLAKAQEALDEASAHGTGRWRRFQAAERTVPAVRDGRFDPLRAALARDTVHTWYIPVLRAGRADSMDLRMSWLDSHGEMHGAHEMVKVDGYATLADHLFERSIVAGSRALVRWQAAGYTSLRMFSVGVSVAQLRGADFADRVLSLLAEFAVEPDSLLIEVDDGELAELELEDEARLCANLDVLHRTGVGLCLANITSASALFVRLEHLAPERIKFAASFTAPDGLTPARQRGLQVIARAAEERGIELLAQDVRDPEQAEQLQSLGCQLLQGPLYAAPMKRSLVSTWLLERRQGDTGGTARSEAA